Proteins from one Anopheles nili chromosome 2, idAnoNiliSN_F5_01, whole genome shotgun sequence genomic window:
- the LOC128730446 gene encoding endoribonuclease CG2145 translates to MRTLYVGTVVLLCLAVTIDAQWFGSSKKKQEEDPNVALLSYAPVDPSVTPSSTVAAPTSTTPIPSTTTKKGFFGKLFGGGSNKEEKSTTTTTTTTTTPATPTTKKQGFFGGLFGGKKDKTSTTTVAPSSTTAKSGTTVKPATVTTAKVSAVPTSVTPTTAKSVLPVTGASTTTTKPGSTLSTLVAGSSTTTTTPKSKDAFPALPPSRSGSPTPAPVPTSTVANAWTRTPPTVQPGAVGGKPGVSFVPTTPGTPGAKVSSTPATAVGDGPATDEELMALSELLFTKDANSPSKFVTINYQKQTSSFVNTDEAPNPFLTVDEAKIYAIPTIEKMHALFNNYELDTMTNEYVTPLEKKEENDFVDALLATNVMRQAMLFLQKKGIVTADPKTHHELLKTIWFTLYSRGNGKIGSSGFEHVFLNEVSNGTMIGLHNWLYVYDMEKAGRIDYKGWNKKMELGTKGEIAKVRLTFDNLQKPSNSLFVGTSPELEIALYTVCFQLRPDKECPLAINNKPFTIKTFTFRYRGKNLIGGAWPNI, encoded by the exons ATGAGGACGCTGTACGTCGGGACCGTGGTTTTGCTGTGTTTAGCGGTCACCATAG ATGCGCAATGGTTCGGTAGCAGTAAGAAGAAACAGGAAGAAGATCCTAACGTTGCGCTTCTATCGTACGCTCCCGTGGATCCTAGCGTAACACCTTCTTCGACGGTCGCAGCACCAACCAGCACTACGCCCATTCCGTCGACCACAACGAAGAAGGGCTTCTTTGGCAAGCTGTTCGGAGGTGGTTCCAACAAGGAGGAGAAgtccaccacaaccaccacgacCACGACAACTACTCCCGCCACTCCGACCACAAAGAAGCAGGGTTTCTTTGGAGGTTTGTTTGGaggcaaaaaggacaaaactTCCACGACGACGGTTGCTCCTTCTTCAACAACGGCCAAGTCAGGCACTACGGTGAAACCTGCCACCGTAACGACAGCTAAGGTGTCCGCAGTACCTACGTCAGTAACTCCCACGACCGCTAAATCTGTGCTACCAGTCACGGGAGCCTCGACGACCACCACGAAACCAGGTTCTACGTTGTCCACCTTGGTGGCTGGCTCTTCAACTACAACTACAACACCCAAGTCGAAGGATGCATTTCCGGCTCTTCCTCCGTCCCGTAGCGGAAGTCCCACACCGGCCCCCGTTCCGACCTCAACCGTGGCCAACGCCTGGACTCGCACTCCACCGACCGTACAACCGGGAGCAGTTGGAGGCAAACCCGGCGTCAGCTTTGTCCCCACCACTCCCGGAACCCCTGGAGCTAAGGTCAGCAGTACTCCTGCTACGGCCGTAGGTGATGGACCTGCCACGGACGAAGAGTTGATGGCTTTGTCCGAGttgctgttcacgaaggacgCGAATAGCCCGAGCAAGTTTGTCACGATCAACTACCAGAAGCAGACCTCATCCTTCGTCAATACGGACGAGGCACCAAATCC CTTCCTTACCGTGGACGAGGCGAAGATCTACGCAATACCGACGATCGAGAAGATGCACGCACTGTTCAACAACTACGAGCTGGACACGATGACAAACGAGTACGTGACGCCACTGgagaagaaggaagagaatGACTTCGTCGACGCCCTGTTGGCCACCAACGTGATGCGCCAGGCCATGTTGTTCCTGCAGAAGAAGGGCATCGTAACAGCTGATCCCAAGACGCATCACGAACTGCTGAAGACGATCTGGTTCACGCTGTATTCGCGCGGCAACGGCAAGATCGGCAGTTCCGGCTTCGAGCACGTGTTCCTGAACGAAGTCAGCAACGGAACGATGATCGGTCTGCACAACTGGCTGTACGTGTACGACATGGAGAAGGCCGGTCGCATCGACTACAAGGGCTGGAACAAGAAGATGGAGCTCGGAACG AAAGGTGAAATTGCAAAGGTGCGATTGACCTTCGACAACCTGCAGAAGCCCTCCAATTCACTGTTCGTCGGAACGTCCCCTGAGCTGGAGATTGCGCTGTACACCGTGTGCTTCCAGCTGCGACCGGACAAGGAGTGCCCGCTGGCGATAAACAACAAGCCGTTCACGATAAAGACCTTCACGTTCCGATACCGTGGCAAAAACCTGATCGGCGGTGCTTGGCCAAACATTTAA
- the LOC128721805 gene encoding estradiol 17-beta-dehydrogenase 11-like, producing the protein MATTADFDTYEWGQPVPLKSSVQRGRELLETLLNLILFVFESLPLWWEALVSCFSTPKPKNIAGQTALVTGGANGLGQAIAVALAKEGCNVAVVDLDEVNARETAAKLRRYNVSAEAYKVDVSDYEAVRQLGRDVERDLGPVDILVNNAGILPTSFSQDTLPSHVKRSLEVNVLSSFWTTQVFIDSMIRRRKGHIVAVSSVAGYIAPGWAKTYATTKFALRGYMDALEDDLYLRGQSEHVRTTTIFPFAFNTRRQAIRLLKASSGLTRLPIYEPAVLGESVVKAIRTNQRKVVVPETAKPYQLSAYESLPIKIRQLLTKTMAQGEVKLYD; encoded by the exons ATGGCAACGACCGCGGATTTCGATACCTACGAGTGGGGACAACCGGTCCCACTTAAATCAAGCGTCCAGCGTGGCCGCGAACTGCTCGAGACACTGCTCAATCTGATCCTGTTCGTCTTCGAATCCTTGCCACTATGGTGGGAGGCACTGGTGAGTTGTTTTTCCACGCCGAAACCCAAAAACATTGCCGGCCAGACGGCCCTGGTGACAGGTGGAGCAAACGGGCTTGGCCAAGCAATTGCGGTTGCCCTGGCCAAGGAAGGCTGCAACGTGGCCGTCGTGGATTTGGACGAAGTGAATGCACGCGAAACCGCCGCCAAACTGCGCCGATACAACGTGTCTGCCGAGGCGTACAAG GTCGATGTGTCTGATTACGAAGCAGTACGTCAGCTAGGGCGTGATGTCGAGCGGGATCTCGGTCCTGTTGATATTCTGGTCAATAATGCCGGCATCCTGCCTACGAGCTTCTCACAGGACACGCTGCCTTCCCACGTAAAGCGCAGCCTTGAAGTGAATGTATTGTCGTCCTTCTGG ACGACTCAAGTCTTCATCGACAGTATGATCCGTCGACGAAAGGGTCACATTGTGGCGGTTAGTTCGGTCGCTGGTTACATTGCACCGGGCTGGGCTAAGACGTACGCCACCACGAAGTTTGCTCTCCGCGGGTATATGGACGCACTGGAGGACGATCTATACCTGCGTGGACAATCAGAGCACGTGCGGACGACGACCATCTTTCCTTTTGCATTCAACACTCGTAGGCAGGCCATCCGACTGCTCAAAGCATCGTC tgGACTTACTCGTCTGCCGATCTACGAGCCAGCCGTGCTCGGGGAGAGTGTTGTCAAGGCTATTAGGACCAATCAACGGAAGGTGGTGGTACCAGAAACGGCAAAGCCCTATCAGCTGTCTGCATATGA GAGCTTACCGATAAAAATACGACAACTGCTGACGAAAACCATGGCGCAGGGTGAAGTGAAATTGTACGATTAA